The sequence below is a genomic window from Desulfovibrio sp. Fe33.
TATGGCGCAGGACTTTTCCATGCGCGACATGCTGGTCGACGGCCAGGGCAACTTCGGTTCCATCGACGGCGACTCCGCGGCCGCCATGCGTTACACCGAAGTCAGAATGGCGAAGCTCTGCTCGGAGTTCCTCGGGGACATCGAAAAGAACACCGTCGATTTCTCGCCCAACTACGACAACACCCTTCAGGAGCCTTCCGTCCTGCCCACCAAGGTGCCGAACCTGCTGCTCAACGGCACCACCGGCATCGCGGTCGGCATGGCCACGAACATCCCGCCCCACAACCTAGGCGAGCTGATCGACGGTTCCATCCACCTGCTGGACAATCCCGACTGCACCATCGAGTCCCTGATGATGCGGGTCAAGGGACCTGACTTCCCCACAGGCGGCACCGTATTCGGGGGCCAGGGACTGATCGACGCCTACACCACGGGCCGAGGCTCCATCAAGATTCGCGGCGTTGTGGAGATCGAGGAAGCCCGCAAGGGACATAAGGAAGCGATCATCATCAGGGAGATTCCCTACGCGCTCAACAAGTCCACCCTGGTGGAAAAGATCGCGGCGCTGGTCCATGAGAAGAAGATTGACGGCGTAGCCGACCTGCGTGACGAGTCCGACCGCAAGGGCATCCGCATCGTTCTGGACCTCAAGCGCGGGGCCATTCCGGATATCATCATCAATTCGCTCTACAAGTACACGCCGCTGGAAACCAGCTTCGGCATCAACATGATGGCCGTCGTCGGCAAGCGGCCCATGCTGCTGAACCTGAAAGAGGTTCTGAGGCACTTCCTGGAGCACCGCCGCGAAGTCATCATCCGCCGGACCAAGTTCGATCTCGACAAGTGCGAGAAGCGCGTTCACATCCTGGAAGGGTTGCGCATCGCTCTCGACAACATCGACGAAGTCGTCAAGCTGATCCGCGCGTCCAAGTCGCCCGACGAGGCCCGCGACGCGTTGATGGTCCGGTTCGAGCTCTCCGAGATTCAGGCCCGGGCCATCCTCGACATGCGCTTGCAGAAGCTGACCGGACTGGAACGCGACAAGCTTCTGGAAGAATTGGCCGAATTGATGAAGAAGATCGAATACTTCAAGTCCATTCTGTCCAACGAGGACGTGCTCAAGGGCGTCATCCGTGACGAACTTTCCGAGATCAAGGAAAACTACGCCACACCGCGCAAATCCGAGCTGCTTCAGGCCGATCTCGACTCCATCGACATCGAAGACCTTATCCCGGACGAGGATACGGTCATCACCTTGAGCCGCCGGGGCTACATCAAGCGCACTCCGCTGTCCAACTACACCGCCCAGAAGCGCGGCGGAAAGGGCATTGCGGGCGTGCAGACCGGCGACGGGGACTTCATCCACACCTTCATGCTGACCACCAACCATCAGCATCTGGTGCTGTTCACCAACTTGGGCAAGATGTTCAAGATCAAGGTCCACCAGGTGCCGGAAGGGTCGCGCTACGCCAAGGGCGGGCACGTCAACAACCTCCTGCCCCTGGAGAAGGACGAGCATATAGCCACCTGCCTGTCCCTGCGGGAGTTCGACGACGACAGGTTCTTCCTGTTCGTTACCCGCAAGGGCATGATAAAGCGGTCTTCCATCGGACTGTACGGCAACTGCCGGACCACCGGCATCCGGGCCGTGAACCTGCGCGACGGCGATCAGCTCATGACCGTGCGGGAGATCGAGCCGGACGTGGACTGCATCCTGGCCAGCCGGGACGGTTCCGCGATCCGCTTCAACATCAACGACGCGCGTCCCATGGGACGCGCGACCGCCGGTGTGAAGGGCATGGCGTTGCGGCCCAATGACGAGGTTGTGGCCTGCGTCGTAACCGGCGATTCCGAGCGCGATCAGATTCTGACCGTGTCCGAAGGCGGCTACGGCAAGCGTACCTCCATCGATCAGTACCGGGTCCAGACCAGGGGCGGAAAGGGCATCCTGAACATGCGCTTGACCAACAAGACCGGCAAGGTCGTGGGCGCGCACATGGTCAACGAGTCCGACGACGTGATCCTGCTCACTTCCCAGAACAAGGTTATCCGCATGTCGGTCGGCGAAGTCAGCCAGACCCGCGGCCGCGCCACGCAGGGCGTTCGCCTGGTGCGCATGGACGCCGAAAACAAGGTTGTTGGATTCGACCTTGTCATGGATGACGACGAAGACCTGACCGAGGTCCAGGCCTAGAGGGCTATGCGAACCATACTCGTGTTGATACTGCTGGCCGCGGCGGCGTTTGCCGCCGCGGCCTGCTCTTCGTCCTCCACGCCCGGCCGGGAGGACATCGAGCGGGCGCGCGAATCCTATTCCAAGGGGTTCTACCTCGAAGCGGAAAAGGATTTCGAACGCTATCTTCAGGTGGAGCCCCAGGGCGCGCATCGCAAGGAGGCGTGGGACCGGCTGGCCGAGATTGCGGTGTCCATCAAGGGCGACTACGATCGGGCCGTGGTCCTGCTTGAAGCCATGTACCTTGAGCTGGGCGACGACCCGGATACGGCCTGGAAGATCATGTTTCAGTTGGGTGAGGTCTATTCTGAGCTTGGCAATACGGCAAAGGCTCTTGAATCATTTGAAAAATGTTTGAATCACGCCCAGGACAACCCCGATCATGTCTACAGGACCCAACTGCGTATGGCGCGGCTGTACAGGTCCATGGGCAGTTACGACCTGGTGGCCGCAACCCTTGAGAACTGCGCGGATTCCGCTGCGGACGATGAGGCCAAGGCCAAGTGCATGTATGAGCTGGCCCAGAGCTACACCTTCATTTCCAGTTGGTCCCAGGCGTCCAAGACCTTGAACGCGCTGCTCAGGCTCGGGAAAATATCCGACGAGACACGGGCGCTCGCGATCTTTCTTCAGGCCGACATAGCCGAGAACGACCGGGATTACGCCAAGGCCCGGGAGCTGCTTGAATCCATTCTGGAGACCTATCCCAACCCCAAGGTTGTGGAGACCCGGCTGGCTCATTTGCCGGTTGTGGAACCGGAGCCGCTGCCCCTGTTGCCGCCCCGGCAGTAGGCCGGTCGCGGGGGCAGTTGGTGTGCGTTGACGGCGTTTCGCTGAAAATTTGAGAGTGACCCGTGAAGATCGCCTTGTGCACCCCGTTCAAACCTTTGGACAACGCGTCGGTTTCCGGCGACGTGACCATCGCCCGCGATCTGCGTGATACGTTGTCCGGGCTTGGCCATGAAGTGGTCTCCGTGCCGTTTTTCCCCGCCAAGGAGATATGGAAGCATCCTTTCAGTTGGCCCGGCGCGTACCGGGCCATGGGGAGGATGACCGAGGCCGCCCGGGGATGCGGGGCATGGCTGACCTACGGCACTTACTACAAGGCGCCGGACGTGTTCGGTCCTGCTTGCGCCGCCAGGCTGGGGATTCCCTACGCGCTTTTCCAGGCCAGTTACGCCGAGAACCGGGGCCGAAAGGCGGCAACATGGCCGGGCTTCCGCCTCAACAGACGGGCCATGCTCCGTGCCGATCATATCTTTTGCAATCGTTTCAATGATCTGAAAGGGTGCGCCAAGTTGTTGCCCCCAGACCGCTATACCCATGTCCGGCCCGGTCTGCCTGAGGGCCTGCTTGCCCGCGACGGGGCTGCCGGAGCCGCGCTGCGCCGGGAGTGGGGGGCGGAGAACGCACGCGTGGTGGTCACTGCGGCCATGATGCGCGCCGGGGTCAAGGCCGAGGGCGTGCGGTGGGTCTTCAAGACTTGCGCCGATCTCGTGCGGCAGGGGAGGAATATCGTCCTCGCCGTGGCTGGAGACGGTCCGCGCAGGCCGAAACTGGAGTCCGAGGCGCAGGCCCTGCTCGGGGAGCGGGTGCGCTTTGTGGGGCTGGTGGACCGCGAGCGGCTCGGCGGCTTTTTCGCCGCCGGCGACCTGTTCGCCTTTCCGGGGCTCAAGGAGAGCGTCGGCATGGTCTATCTGGAGGCGCAGCAGTGCGGTCTGCCCGTGGTGGCCACGGACGACGAGGGCGCGCCCCATGTGGTGGCCCACGGCCGGACCGGGATCATCACCCCGGCGGCCTTGGAACATTTCACCCGGGGCGTGGATGAGCTAATCCGCGACCCGGAGCGGTGCGCGGCGCTGGCCGACAACGCGCCGCGATACGTAAGCGAAGAACACAACGCGCGGCGCAACTACGGCCATGTAGCCGAGGTTCTGCGCCGATTGGCCGAAGCGAGGGCCTGAACGACATGACCACCTATTTCTGTATGCGCCACGGGTTGACCGAATGGAACCGGCAATGCCGCATTCAGGGCAACACCGATGTCCCGCTTTGCGATGAAGGTCGAGAAATGGCCCGCAAGTGGGGGGAAGCCCTGGCCGGGGAGGGGCTGGATTGCATCCTGACTGGGACCCTTTCCAGGGCCAGGGAAACGGCCGATATCATCAACGAGGCCTTGGGTCTACCCGTGTTCGAGGACGAACGGCTCGGGGAACAGGATTGGGGCCGGTGGACCGGCCTGACCAAGGAAGAGTTGAAGGAGATGCGCAAGGAGGTCCGCAGGCAGGAATACCAGGGATTCGGCTTTCGCCCGGACGGCGGGGAGAGCCGCGACGAGGTCCTTTTCCGCGCCTGCGACGCGCTCATCGATTTCTCTGAAACACATTCAGGCGAGTCCGTGCTGGTTATTACCCACAACGGGGTCCTCAAATGCCTCGCCCACGCCCTGTCCGGCTCGGACTTCATGCCCGACGATGCGGTGGAATACCTGCCGTACCGCCTGCACCGCATAGAATGCGTTGAAAACGAACTCGCCCTGGGCGAGCTGAATATGGAGCTGTAATGCGCATCGTCTTCTACTGCCAGCACGTGCTCGGCGTCGGCCACATGTTCCGGTCCCTGGAAATCGTCAAGGCCCTGAAGGATCACGAGGTTGTCCTGGTTACGGGCGGGGCCGAGGTGGATTTCGATCCGCCGGCCAACATGACCAGAGTCCAGCTTCCCGGATTGATGATGGACGCCAAGTTCACCCGCTTCATTCCCCTGGAAGAGGGGGCCGAGGTGGACGAGGTCTTGGTGCGCCGCCTGCGTCTGTTCAAACAGATCATGGCGGAGCAGCAGCCCGATATTTTCATGGTCGAGCTCTTTCCCTTCGGGCGCAAGAAATTCCGCTTCGAGCTGTTGCCCATCCTCAAGAAGGTCCGGAAGGGCGAGTACGGCAAGTGCCGGTCGGTCTGCTCCGTGCGGGACATCCTGGTGGAGAAGAACGACATGAAGCGGCAGGTGGAGCGCGTCCACGGCTACCTCAATCCCAATTTCGACCACGTCCTGGTGCATTCGGACCCCAACCTCGTCAGGCTCGACGAGACCTTTCCCGGCGTGGACGGCATCGTTCCCGAAGTCCATTACACCGGCTATGTGGCCCGCAAGCCCGATCCGGCCGAGACCGAGCGGCTCGCCGCCGAACTCGATCTCGGCGATACGCCCCTGGTGGTCGTTTCCGTGGGCGGCGGACATATCGGCCGCGACCTGTTGCGCGGGGCCATGGCCGCTTCGCCCATCCTTCAGCGGACCCACCCGCACAAACTGGCCATGTTCACCGGTCCCTATGTCGAGGAGGACGAGTTCGC
It includes:
- the gyrA gene encoding DNA gyrase subunit A — encoded protein: MSDTITIESELKKSYLEYSLSVIIGRAIPDVRDGLKPVHRRILYAMYDLGNYHNRAYKKSARVVGDVIGKYHPHGDSAVYDALVRMAQDFSMRDMLVDGQGNFGSIDGDSAAAMRYTEVRMAKLCSEFLGDIEKNTVDFSPNYDNTLQEPSVLPTKVPNLLLNGTTGIAVGMATNIPPHNLGELIDGSIHLLDNPDCTIESLMMRVKGPDFPTGGTVFGGQGLIDAYTTGRGSIKIRGVVEIEEARKGHKEAIIIREIPYALNKSTLVEKIAALVHEKKIDGVADLRDESDRKGIRIVLDLKRGAIPDIIINSLYKYTPLETSFGINMMAVVGKRPMLLNLKEVLRHFLEHRREVIIRRTKFDLDKCEKRVHILEGLRIALDNIDEVVKLIRASKSPDEARDALMVRFELSEIQARAILDMRLQKLTGLERDKLLEELAELMKKIEYFKSILSNEDVLKGVIRDELSEIKENYATPRKSELLQADLDSIDIEDLIPDEDTVITLSRRGYIKRTPLSNYTAQKRGGKGIAGVQTGDGDFIHTFMLTTNHQHLVLFTNLGKMFKIKVHQVPEGSRYAKGGHVNNLLPLEKDEHIATCLSLREFDDDRFFLFVTRKGMIKRSSIGLYGNCRTTGIRAVNLRDGDQLMTVREIEPDVDCILASRDGSAIRFNINDARPMGRATAGVKGMALRPNDEVVACVVTGDSERDQILTVSEGGYGKRTSIDQYRVQTRGGKGILNMRLTNKTGKVVGAHMVNESDDVILLTSQNKVIRMSVGEVSQTRGRATQGVRLVRMDAENKVVGFDLVMDDDEDLTEVQA
- a CDS encoding tetratricopeptide repeat protein; the encoded protein is MRTILVLILLAAAAFAAAACSSSSTPGREDIERARESYSKGFYLEAEKDFERYLQVEPQGAHRKEAWDRLAEIAVSIKGDYDRAVVLLEAMYLELGDDPDTAWKIMFQLGEVYSELGNTAKALESFEKCLNHAQDNPDHVYRTQLRMARLYRSMGSYDLVAATLENCADSAADDEAKAKCMYELAQSYTFISSWSQASKTLNALLRLGKISDETRALAIFLQADIAENDRDYAKARELLESILETYPNPKVVETRLAHLPVVEPEPLPLLPPRQ
- a CDS encoding glycosyltransferase family 4 protein gives rise to the protein MKIALCTPFKPLDNASVSGDVTIARDLRDTLSGLGHEVVSVPFFPAKEIWKHPFSWPGAYRAMGRMTEAARGCGAWLTYGTYYKAPDVFGPACAARLGIPYALFQASYAENRGRKAATWPGFRLNRRAMLRADHIFCNRFNDLKGCAKLLPPDRYTHVRPGLPEGLLARDGAAGAALRREWGAENARVVVTAAMMRAGVKAEGVRWVFKTCADLVRQGRNIVLAVAGDGPRRPKLESEAQALLGERVRFVGLVDRERLGGFFAAGDLFAFPGLKESVGMVYLEAQQCGLPVVATDDEGAPHVVAHGRTGIITPAALEHFTRGVDELIRDPERCAALADNAPRYVSEEHNARRNYGHVAEVLRRLAEARA
- a CDS encoding histidine phosphatase family protein, producing the protein MTTYFCMRHGLTEWNRQCRIQGNTDVPLCDEGREMARKWGEALAGEGLDCILTGTLSRARETADIINEALGLPVFEDERLGEQDWGRWTGLTKEELKEMRKEVRRQEYQGFGFRPDGGESRDEVLFRACDALIDFSETHSGESVLVITHNGVLKCLAHALSGSDFMPDDAVEYLPYRLHRIECVENELALGELNMEL
- a CDS encoding glycosyltransferase family protein gives rise to the protein MRIVFYCQHVLGVGHMFRSLEIVKALKDHEVVLVTGGAEVDFDPPANMTRVQLPGLMMDAKFTRFIPLEEGAEVDEVLVRRLRLFKQIMAEQQPDIFMVELFPFGRKKFRFELLPILKKVRKGEYGKCRSVCSVRDILVEKNDMKRQVERVHGYLNPNFDHVLVHSDPNLVRLDETFPGVDGIVPEVHYTGYVARKPDPAETERLAAELDLGDTPLVVVSVGGGHIGRDLLRGAMAASPILQRTHPHKLAMFTGPYVEEDEFARLQAQAEAFPHITVKRFTKRFLAYLDLARLSVSLGGYNTTMNLLATNTFGLMYPFLQNREQNMRARRIEEKGGLKVITEDDLGAERLASLMRESLDRKAAPLNLNLDGAANSARILEAVYAAM